The following is a genomic window from Micromonospora cathayae.
CCGTACCTCGTCGGGTACGTGGTGCCGGCCGACCGCCCGGCACCGACCGGCGACACGGTACCGACCGACAGCCCGCGACCAGCCGACCACGCGGAGCCGGCCGGCATCCCGCAGCCAGCCGACGACGCGGAGCCGACGGGCGACGCGCGACCGGCCGGAGACGCGCGACCGGCCGGAGACGTGGAGTCGGCTGACGGCACGGCGTTGGCGACGGTGCTCACCGCCGCGCTGACGGAACGGCTGCCGGCCTACCTGGTGCCCCGGGTCTGGGTGCTGCTGGACGCGCTGCCCACCGGCGACACCGGCAAGGTCGACGTGTCCCGGCTACCCGCCCCGCCCGCCGTCCCGGCCGGTGCGCAGCACCCGGCACCGGGTGCCGAGCAGCTCGTCCACGACGCCTGGTGTGTCGAGCTGGGGGTGCCCCGGCTGCCGCTGGACGTGCCGTTCTTCGCCGCCGGTGGGCACTCGCTGGCCGCCGTCCGGCTCGCCAACCGGCTGACCGAACTGCTCGGTACCGAGGTCGGCGTGCACCGGGTGCTCCAGGCCCCCGGCATCCGGGCGATGACCGCCACCCTGGTCCCCGCGCCGACCGCCACCCTGGTCCCCGCGCCGGCCGGCGACCGGTCCCCCGTCGACGTGTCCGGCGCGCCCGACCCCGGCAGCCCGGAACCGGACCAGCCTGTCCCGATCGGCAGTCCGGCAGCGGACCGGGCCATTCCACCCGGCAGCCCGGCAACAGACCGGGCCGTCCCGGTCGGCGGCCCGGCAGCGGCCGGCCGGTCACCGGCCGTCGAGGAGACCGCGCCGGCCACGTACCAGCAGGAGCTGATGTGGCGCGGGCAGCGCCGGGCCCCCAACCCACCGGCGGTGCACATGCCGGTCCGGGTCACCCTCACCGGCCCGCTCGACGTGGCCGCCCTGCGGGGGGCGCTGGACCTCCTGGTCGCCCGGCATCCCGCCCTGCGTACCCGGCTGGTGGAACGGGACGGCACCGTGGTGCAGGAGGTGCTCGCCCACCGGCCGCTGGTGCTGCCGGTCGAGCAGGTGGCCGGGTCCGACCTGGACGCCTGGTGCGTGGCGGCCGGCCGGCAGCCGTTCCCGGACGACGGACCGTGGCTGCGCGGCCGGCTCGCCCGGCTGGCCGACGACCGGCACGTGCTGATGCTGGTGATCCACCACTGCAACGGTGACGGTTGGTCGATCACGAACCTGCTGGCCGAACTGGAGCAGGCGTACCCGGCGCTGCGGGCCGGGCGGCCGGTGGCGCTGGGGCCGGTGGCCGGGATCCCGTACCCGGAGCACGCCCGACGCCAGCGGGCCGCCGGCCCGTCCGGGGTGGTCCGACGGTACTGGCGGGAGCAGTTGGCCGGCGCACCGCGCGGCGTGGTGCTGCCGACCGACCGGCCCCGCCCGGCGGTGCTCAGCGGCGACGGCGAGGAGTACGCGTTCGACCTGCCCGTGGCGCTGAGCGGGCGGCTGCACCGGTTCGCCGAGGCCGCCGGCAGCAGCATCGTGCCGGTGCTGGCCAGCGGGTACGCGCTGCTGCTGAGCCGGCTCACCGGCAGCGACGACATCGTGCTCGCCACCTCGTACGTGCACCGGGACAGCCGGGACGTCGAACCGGTCGTCGGCCTGTTCACCAGCGTCATGCCGCTGCGGATACCGCTGGCCGGCGGGGGTTCCTTCGCCGACCTGGTGGCCCGTACCGACCGGGTGTTCCTGGGCGCGCTGCGGCACCAACCGGCCCCGGCCGCGGTGGTGTACTCCGCCGTCGACCCGGCGTGGCGGCCCGGGTCGGCGCCACCGTTCGGTACCGCGTTGTTCACCTGGAACCCGGGTGTTCCGACGCTGCGGCTGCCCGGCCTCGACGCCGAGGTGGTGGACCAGGGGCTGGGCTGTGCCCGCCGCGACTTCGGCGTGGTGCTCGCCCCGGCCGGAGCGACCATCAGGGGGGTGGTGGAGTACTCCACCGACCTGTACGACCCGGCCACCGTGGCCCGTTGGTGCGCCGACTACGTCGACCTGCTGGACCAGGCTGTCCCGGGAGCGACCGTCGACCTGCGGGACGAGCCCGATCCGGGAGTGACATCCGGCTGAGGTCCGGCGGGCGGGCAGGGCGGGTCGCATTCACACCTTGCGATGTTAGCGCTAACAGATTACGCTGCGGAGGCAGGAGCGATGGGCCGCTCCGCCTCCGCAGCCAGGCCGCCGGCCAGTTCGCACCGACCGCGCGACGTCCGCTGACGGGCCTCCCGCTCACCCGCCACTGACCTTCCTCGGGGTGATATCGGCGGCGGGCCCCCGGAGACCGCGCGCGGGCGGCTCCGGCGGGTCCGCCGCCGGCCCGTACGCCGGGACCGGTGGTCAGGGCGGGGTCATGTCGGCCCCGAGGCCGTCCCGGCTGACCAGGTAGGTGGTGGCCGGGAGAGTGCCGTCCGGCCGGCGCGGGCCCTCGGCGACGGCGGGGTCCGTCGACCGGAACGTGGTACGGGACCGCTCCGCGCCGTCCCAGGAGTTGCCACGGGACGAGACGTCGGCGCCCCGCCGTACCCCGTTGTCGACGGCGAGGTTGCCCCGGGCCGTACCGTTGGCGTCGGTCAGGTCGAAGCCGCTCGCGCCGTTGTCGAAGGCGGTGTTGTCGGTCAGGGCCAGGCCACCGGTGTTGGCCTCGGCGGCGAAGCCGTGGCCCAGGTTGCCCCAGGCCGCGTTCTGTCGTACCCGGTGCGCGCCCCGGGGCGTCGGGTCGCCGCCGCCGAACGAGAAGCCGGCCCCGTTGCCGGCCCAACTGTCGTCCCCCCACCGGCTGTGTCCGTTGCCGTACGACCAGTTGCGGTCGACGGCGATCGCGCCGTCGAACTCGCCGAAGTCGAAGCCGTCGTCGGCGTTGTGGAAGGCCCGGTTCCCCCGGACCACGTTCCCGTCGCCGTCGCCGAACTTCACGCCCAGCCCGATGCCGACGCTGCCGTTCGCGGCCGGGTCGTGGTTGCGGAAGAAGTCGCTGTCGAGCACCTGGTTGCGGACCGTGCCGGGGTCCCGCAGCAGCAGCCCGGACCGGACGTTGTCGTGCATGGACAACCGCTGGAAGACCGTGTCGGTGCAGGACCGGCAGACCCAGGCGTGGCTGCGCGAGCCGCGCATCTCGAGGTCCTGCACGGTCCAGAAACGGGTCCGCTGGGTGACGCCCCACTTGTCGGCGGGCACCGAGGTCGCGTCCAGCACCGCCCGCTCGTCCCGGTACCCGCTGAGCACGATCCGCCGGTCGGCGGTACCACTGGTGGTGATCTCCACCGGCCGGGTGAGTCGGTGGGTGCCGCCGCGCAGCGCGATGGTCTGGCCGGGCCGGACCACCTCGACCGCCCGGTTGAGGGTGGCGAACGGGCGGGCCAGGCTGCCGTCGCCGGCGTCGTCGCCGTCCGGGGCCACCACGATGTCGGCGCTGGTCACGCCGGTGCCGGCGGCCGGCGGCCGGGGCGTCGGGGTGACGCTGGCGGTCGGGCCACCCGGGCTCGCCGGGGCCGTCGGGGTCGCCGCCGCGCCACCGGCCGGGGCGGGCACGCTCGGGGCGGCGACCACCTCGCCCCCCGGACCCAGGGGCGACTCGCGTACCGCGAAAACGAGACCGCCGACGGCCAGCGCCACGACCAGCGTGGCCGTGACCGCCGCCTTGGGCGGGGACAGCCCCGTCGGCAGGTGGGTGACCTTCGGCAGGCCGGCGACGGCACCCTGGCCGGCGGTGAGTACGGCCGGTGCGGCCAGTTCCGCCTCGACCGCCGCCCGCAGGCCGGCGACCAGCGCGGCCGGCAGGGGCAGCACGGCCAAGCCGAGCAGCAGCCGCTCCGGGGGCACCAGCCCCTGCCGGTGCGCCACGCAGACCGCACAGTCGCGGACGTGCCGGGCGAGCCGCTTGCGCCACAGCGGCGAGACGGTGCCGTCCCAGGACCTGACCACCACGGTCAGCTCCGGGCAGCGGGGACGGTGACGCAGCGCCGCCACCACGGCCCGGGCGGTGTCGAGCTGGGTCCGCATCCGGTGCAGCCGGACGGCGGTGTGCCGCTCGTTCACGCCCAGGGCGGCAGCCACCTCGGCGCGGGTCAGCTGGCCGGTCGCCTCGTGCCACCACAGGCCCAGCAGGTTCCGGTCGTCGGCGTCGAGCCAGCGGGCCGCCGAGGCCAGGTCGCGGCGCTGGCCGCCGAGGACGAGTTCGGTGACGGTCTGCTCGGCGAAGTCACCGGCCGGGTCCGGCAGGTCGTCGGTCTGCTCCTGCCAGTGCACCGTCGCCGAGCGCCGTTGCCGCCAGTGTTCCTGGAGCTGACGGTAGGTGATCGACAGCACCCAGGACCGGAACCGGTCGGGGTCCCGCAGCCCGGGCAGGCCCCGGACCACCCGGAGCAGGCACTCCTGCACCACGTCGTCGGTGTCGGGGTGGCCGCCCAGGGCCCGGCCGACCACGTTGTAGACCAGCGGCAGGCAGGCCGAGACCAGCTCGCCGACCGCCGCCCGGTCGCCGGTCTGGGCGTCGGACACCAGGGCCCTGGTCGCCAGCACTCCGACGCCGCTGTCCGTCACCGCCCCGCTCTCCCCGTACGGCCGGGTGACGGCCACCGCCAGCCACCCCGACCACATCGACCAGCGTCATATGGTGGCACAACGGGGACGGCCTGTACATCAGCGCGGCGTGCCCAGACCCTGCCACCAGTCACCGAGTTCCAGGCCGGGGCGGGTCGGCGTCCGGGGCGGCTCCACCACGTTGCCGATGGCGAGTTGCCGGCTCGGCGGGGTGAAGGCGACCTTCGGGCTGCCCGCCGTGGCGGTGACGATGACCCGGGCCACCGCCGTCACCACCCCGGACTGCGCCGAGATGCCCACCCGGTCGGTCGGGTCGTCGGGGTTCGCGGCGATCCCCGCCACCGCCACCTGCGGGGTGTACCCGACGAAGGACTTGCTGGCGTCCTGGTCCGAGGTGCCCGACTTGCCGGCCACCGGTCGGTCGCCGAGGAGCCGACCGACCGTGGTGGCCGTGCCGCCGCCCCCGCAGCGACCGTACGCGGACTGCTGGCCGACCGGGCAACGGGCCGCGTCGGTGGCCGCGCGCGCCACGTCGGCGTCGAGCACCTGCCGGCAGGACGGGTCGGCCACCGGCAGTGCCCGGCCGTCCGGGCCGGTGACGGCGCGCACCGGCAGCGGCGCGCAGTACGTGCCCTCGGCGGCCACCGTGGCGTACGCGTTGGCCAGGTCGAGCGGGGTGGTGGCGGCGACGCCCAGGGTGAACGACCCCCAGTCGGCGGCGTCCTCCGCCGCGAACGCCCGGTCGGTGTCGGAGCGGAACGTGATGCCGAGCCGCTGCGCCATCTCCACCACCTTCGCCGGGCCGACCCGCTCGGAGAGCCAGACGAAGTAGGTGTTCACCGACCGGCCGAACCCGTCCCACATGGTCCGGTAGCCGTCCATGCTCGCCGGACTGGCGTTGGCCGGACACCAGCGCCCGCCGCAGGAGGCCGCGCCCTCGGCCGGGTAGCGGGTGGGCAGCCGGGTCGGCGCGTCGTACCCGGTGGCCAGCGGCAGCCCCGCCTCCAGGGCGGCGAGCATGGTGAACAGCTTGAACGTCGAACCGGCCTGGTAGCCGTCGATGGCACCGCCACCGGCCACCAGCTGGTTGACCGTGTTGGGGCGGTTGTCCTGCCCGGCCGGGTTGTCGGCGAGGCTGTAGTTGCGGTTCACCGCCATCGCCAGCACCCGCCCGGTGCCCGGCTCGACCGCCGCGATCGGCAGCGCCCGGGGCGAGTCGCGGTCGAAGACCGCCAGCGACTGGCGCAGCGCGGTCGCCTGGATCTCCGGGTCCAGCGAGGTGACGATGGTGTACCCGCCCCGACGCAACGCCTGGTCACGTTCCTCGACGGTGCTGCCGAACTCCGGCTGCGCCAGCCACCAGGTGCGCAGGTAGTCGCAGAAGAAGCCCCAGTCGGTGTGCCCGCCCGCGACGGCGGTGCACCCGTTGGGCTGCTCGACCGGGTCGAGCACCAGCTTCTCGGCGCGGGCCTGGTCGGCCTGGGCGGCGGTGATCACGCCGGTGGCGACCATCGAGTCGAGCACGTACGAGCGGCGGGCCAGGGCGGCGTTGCCGTCCCCGTCGATCGGGCTGTACTCGTTGGGCGACTGCACCAGCCCGGCCAACAGGGCCGCCTGGGCCAGGGTCAGCTCCGCCGGGGTGGTGTCGAAGTACCGTTCGCTGGCCGCCGCGATCCCGTACGCCCCGGAGCCGAAGTACGCGATGTTCAGGTAGCGGGCCAGGATCTCGTCCTTGTCGAGGGTCTGCTCCAGCGCCGCGGCGTACCGGATCTCCTGGAGCTTGCGCCCGACGCTGATCTCGGTGGCGCTCTGCCGCTGCTCGGCGGTGCGCTCCGGGTCGGTCTTGAGCACGTTGCGGACGTACTGCATGGTCAGCGTGGAGGCGCCCTGGGTGGTGCCCTCCCTGGCGTTGCTGACCAGGGCGCGGGCCAGCCCGCGCAGGTCCACCCCGCCGTGGGTGTAGAAGCGTCGGTCCTCGGCGGCCACGATCGCCTGGCGCATCACCGGGGCGATCTCGGCCAGCGGCACCTCCCGCCGGTTGAGGTCGTAGAAACTGGTGATCAGGGTGGTCCCGTCGTTGGCGTAGACGGTGGTGCGCTGGGCGGTGGCCGGGGTGCGCAGTTCCACCGGTAGCTGGCTCCAGGCGTCGCTGGCCGCCTTGACGGTCATGCCGAGCACCAGGTTGCCGGGCAGCACCGCGACCGCCAGCACAAGCCCCGCGAGGACACCGCAGACCACCACGGTGACCAGCCGGTTCACCACCGTACGCACACCCATCCGCCCAGGTTCGCTCGGGAATGCCCGTCCTGCCCACCCGGGCAGGCGTGCTGCCAGGAAACTCACGGCAAACTGCCAGCCCGCGCGCACCGGATCGTCCCGGCGGGGCGGTCGCTGTCCGGTTCGTCCCGACGACTCCCTGGTCATCGGGGGGCCGCCGGGGGCGCGGGGGTGGACAGGCTGGCCGCGGCGGCGTCCCGGACGATCTGCCGGGGCACCAGCCGGCCGGCCCGGTAGGCGATACCGATCCCGGCGACCAGGGCGAACAGCGCGCCGAAGGTCTGCAACGAGCCGATCAACGCGCCGCCGAGACCGAGCAGCGGCGCGGCGACGATCAGCAGCCCGCCGTCGCCCAGGCTGAACACCCCGGACCGGGCCACCGCCCAGCCGGTCAACGCCCAGCCGGCGCTGTAGCAGGTGGCCCCGACCAGGACCAGGCTGCGGGCGGTGGTGCCGAAGACCGGCGTCTGCTCGGCCAGCCCGGCGAACGGCAGCATCAGCACCGTGCCGGCCAGGCTGACCAGCAGGCCGCCGGCGGCGGCCCGGCGGCTGCGCGTGGTGACCAGCAGCCCGGCCAGGGCCAGCAGGGCGAGCAGGCCGATCCACACCGCGGCGACCCAGCCGACCAGGTAGAGCGGTCGCCCGTCGGCCGGGTACGGGTCGTTGCCCACGCCGCCGTCGCTGGCCAGGGCCACCGCGCCGTAGAGGATCGCGTACGCGGGCAGCAACCACACCGACCCGCGCGCGAACCGGCGCAGCGACCAGGCCCAGGTGGCGTCGGTGGCCGGGCCGGTCGGGGTGGGTTCGACGACGAAGGGCAGCACCCCGAAGCCACCCCCGGTACGGCGGGAGCCGAGCGGGCCGGCCGGGTCGTGTGCCCCCGGCACCGCGGCCCGGGAGCGTGCCGGTCTGGTCGGATCGTCCATGCGTCACCTCGCTGGCTCGGGGCCGGTCGGTGCGGGGCGTCGGCTCGACGCCGGGACCGGCCGGGCGGCACGGGACGCGTACGGCGCCCCGGCGCCTGGTCACCATCGGTCTGTCGAACCGATCGTGGCAGGCACCGGAGCGCCGTATGAGGGTTATTCGCTTTTTGCCCCGGCTTTCCGACGGTGCGGGGCGATTCGGTCGGTCAGGCGCGTTCGCGCTGCTCGGCGGGGTCCTGGAGCAGGCTGGCCGGGGAGACCGGCTCCGGCGCGGGCAGCCCCTGCGGCCCCCGACCGCCGGTGGCCTGCGCCTCGGCGACGCGTACCTCGTCGTGGATCTGCGCCGCGGCGGCCGCCGCGGCCTGCGCGGCCTCGGCCGCCTCCCGCTCGACCTCGCTGGCCCCGTCGGACGCCTCCGGGGACGGGGCGTCGCCGGCCATCCGGCTCAGCCCGCCGAGCGCGCCACCCATCCCCTCCAGCGCCTTGGTCAGCTCGGCCGGGACGATCCAGACCTTGTTGGCGGTGCCGTTGGCGATCTGCGGCAGGGCCTGGAGGTACTGGTAGGCGAGCACCTTCTGGCTGGGGTTGGCGGTGTGAATCGCGTCGAACACGGTCCGGATCGCCTTCGCCTGGCCCTCGGCCTGGAGGATCCGGGCCTGCCGGTCACCGTCGGCGCGCAGCACCGCGGCCTGCTTCTCACCCTCGGCGGTGAGGATCTGCGACTGCTTGTGCCCCTCGGCGTTGAGGATGGCGGCCCGCCGGTCCCGCTCGGCGCGCATCTGCTTCTCCATCGAGTCGCGGATGCTCGGCGGCGGCTCGATCGCCTTGATCTCCACCCGGGTCACCTTGATGCCCCACCGGCCGGTGGTCTCGTCCAGCACCCCGGACAGGTGCCGGTTGATCTCCTCCCGGCTGGTCAGCGCCCGCTCCAGGTCCAGCGAGCCGATCACGTTCCGCAGTGTGGTGACGGTGAGCTGCTCGATGGCCTGGAGGAAGTTCGAGATCTCGTAGGTGGCCCGGACCGAGTCGACCACCTTGAAGTAGAGCACCGTGTCGATCGAGACGACCAGGTTGTCCGAGGTGATCACCGGCTGCGGCGGGAAGCTGACCACCTGCTCCCGCATGTCGACCTTGGTCCGGACCGCGTCGACGAACGGGACCAGCAGGTTCAGCCCCGGGTTGAGGGTGCGCTTGTACCGGCCGAGCCGTTCGACCACGTCCTGACGCTGCTGCGGCACGATCCGCACCGACTTCGCCAGCGCGATCACCCCGATCAGCGCCACCGCGATGAACAGCACCGCGATCACCGTTTCCATACGCTCACCCTTCCACGTCGGGGAGCTCCCCCGAGGAGATGTCGTCCTGCCACACCAGGGCGGTCGCGCCCCGGACCTGGATCACGCGGACCCGCTGCCCCGGCACGAACACCTGCGTGGCGTCGTACGACCGGGCGGTCCACAGCTCTCCGTCGATCTTGACCATGCCGTGGTCGGCGTCGACCCGCTCCAGTACCAGGGCGGTCGATCCCTCGATCGCCTCCACCCCGAAGGGCTGGTCACCGCTCTCCACGGCCGAACGCCGGTGCCGCTGGATGGTGGGTCGCGCGGCGAACACGGTCAGCGCCGAGACGACCGCGAAGACCACCGCCTGGATGGCGACCGGCGCGCCGAGCGCCGCCGCACCCGCGGCGGCGAACGCGCCGACCGCGAACATGATCAGGAACAGCGTCGCCGTGAATATCTCGGCGACCGCCAGCACCACTCCCAGCACGATCCAGAACACCGCGTCCACCATTCGATACTTGCACGTCCGCGCACCTCCACCCACTTCTGAAGATCACGGTCTGACGAATTCGGAAACCGGTGGGACCTCGCGCCGGTGATCAGTAGGGTCGTCGCCGACGTCCGACACCACCGTCGTCGCCGACGCTCCGCACCACCGTCGCCGCCGCCGACGTCCCACACCGCCGCCGAGGAGTGCCATGCCCCTGTCACCGGAGACCGCCCGCCGGGTGGACCACCTCGTCGCCGACGCCCAGGCGACCGGCCGTACCCCCTCCCTGCTGATCGGCGTGGTCCGCGACGGCGCCCTGGCCCACCTCGCCGTCGCCGGGGACCACCCGCGCCCCGACGCCGACCTTCAGTACCGGCTCGGTTCGATCACCAAGACCATGACCGCCGTACTGGTCATGCAGCTGCGCGACGCCGGCCGGCTCGACCCGGCCGACCCCCTCGACCGGCATCTGCCCGGCACCCCGCTCGGCGCGCTCACCCTGCGGCAGCTCCTCGGCCATGCCAGCGGCCTGCAACGCGAACCGGACGGCGAGTGGTGGGAACGCAGCGCCGGCGGTGACCTGCCCGCCCTGCTCGCCGGGCTGAGCGCCGACAAGATCTCGTACCCGCCGCACCGCGGCTACCACTACTCGAACCTGGCGTACGGGCTGCTCGGCGGAGTGCTGGAGAAGATCACCGGCACGCCCTGGTACGCGCTGCTCCGGGACCGGATCCTCGACCCGCTCGGCATGCGCCGCACCACCTACCAGGCCACCGAGCCGTACGCCCGGGGCTACGTGGTGCACCCCTGGCACGACACGCTGCGGGAGGAACCCCGTACCGACACCGGCGCGATGGCCCCGGCCGGGCAGCTCTGGGCCACCGCCGGCGACCTGGCCCGGTGGGCGGCCTTCCTCGCCGACCCGGACCCGGCCGTGCTCGCCCCGGAGACGCTCACCGAGATGTGCGCCCCCGTGGTGATCAGCGACCTCGACTCCTGGAAGGGCGGGCACGGACTCGGCGTCGAGCTGTACCGCGACGGTGACCGGGTCTACGTCGGGCACGGCGGCTCGATGCCCGGGTACGTGGCCGCGCTGGCCGTGCACCGGCCCAGCCGGACCGGGGTGATCGGCTTCGCCAACTCGTACGGCTTCCGGACCGGCCACATCGGCGCGCTCGGCCAGCAGGTGCTCACCACCGTCCTGGACGCCGAACCGGCCCCGGCGACCCCGTGGCGGCCGGCCACCGCACCCCCGCCGGCCGGGATCGCCGAGCTGACCGGGCGCTGGTGGTGGATGGGGCACGCTCTCGACCTGGGCTGGGACGCCGACGCGGGCCTGCTGGTGGCGTACCAGCGGGGCCGGGAGGTGACCCGGTTCGCCCCGGAAGGACCGGACCGCTGGCGGGGTCGCGGCGGCAGCCAGGACGGCGAACCGCTCACCGTGCTCCGCGACGACGCCGGCCGGCCGACGGCCCTGGACATCGCCACCTTCGTGCACACCCGCGAGGTGTGAGGCGGGCGCGGCACCGACCACGTGTCGCCCCCGGACGGCCGGCCCGGCCAGTGAGCCCGGCCGGGCTAGTGAGCGCGGCCCGGCGGCCGGCCGGGCCAGTCGGCACGGCGCGGCAGTCGGCGCGGACCGGCGGCCCCGCCGGGCTAGTCGGCGCGGCCCGGCTCGGTGACGAAGTCGATCAGGCGTTCCATCGCGTTGATCAGCGGGGTCTCCACGTCGGCGAAGCTGTCCACCCGGGACAGGACGCGCCGCCACATGTCCGCCGGGTCGGCCACTCCGAGGGCCGCGCAGACGCCCTCCTTCCACGGCCGGCCCGGCGGCACCACCGGCCAGGCCGGGATCCCGAGGGCGGCCGGCTTCACCGCCTGCCAGACGTCCACGTACGGGTGCCCGGTCACCAGCACGTACGGCGAGTCGACCCGGGCCACGATCCGGCTCTCCTTGGAGCCGGGCACCAGATGGTCGACGAGCACGCCGAGCCGGCGGGCCGGGCCGGGCGCGAAGGCGCGTACCTCGGCGTCGAGCGCGTCGATGCCGTCCAACGGCTCCACCACCACACCCTCGATCCGCAGGTCGTCCCCCCAGATCCGCTCCACCAGCGCGGCGTCGTGCACCCCCTCCACCCAGATCCGGCTGGCCTTCGCCACCTGGGCGCGTACCCGGTCCACCGCGATCGAACCGGAGGCGGTACGCCGCCGGGCCGCCGGCACCGGGGCGCGGGTGGGCCGGCGCAACGTCACCGGCCGGCCGTCGAGCAGGAACGCCGCCGGCAGCAGCGGGAAGTTGCGCCGCCGGCCGTGCCGGTCCTCCAGCACCACCGCGCCCGACTCGAACCCGACCACCGCCCCGCAGAAGCCCGAGTCGGCGTCCTCGACCACCAGGTCGGGCTCGGCGTCCACCTCCGGGACCACCTTCCGCCGCCGCCAGTCTCCCGCCAGGACGTCCTCGCCGTATCGCCTCCCCATGGGCCGTGACGGTAGCCGTCCGGCCCGGCCGCAGAGCGCAGGCGCGCCGCCCGGACCCAGCGTCACACCGGGTCGAAAAGGGCAAGCCGGGGCAGGTGGTACGGCCCTGGCGACGGTCGAGACAGACCCGCCGTCAGCACGTACCCTTCTCTGCATGTCTCCCGCAACGGGCGCGGTCACTCTCGCTCCGCGCCGGTCGAGCCGGTTCGTGGCCTGGGTGCGCGCGTGGCGCGCCGGGCTGGTCCCCTACGACGAGGTCGCCGACGCCGTCGCCGGCGACGAGGAACACCTCGTCGCGGACGCCCCCGGCACCTGGACCGACGTGTCGCTGCGCGACGCCCTGCCCAGCCTGGCCAAGCTCTCGCCGGACGAGATCCGGCTGGTCCTGCCCGCGCCGGGTGACCCGCGCGGCCTGCCCGGCCCGGGTGACTTCGCCGGCGCGGCACTGCTGGCCGGGGAGGCGGTGGTGGCCGGCGGCCTCGGCGTCATCCCGGAGGTCCGCACGCACACCTCCGGCTCGGGAGTGACCTTCGAGACCGTGCTGTGGCGCTGCTACCCGCTGCCGCCGGACGCGCCGGCCGCGTCGCTGATCCTGCCCGGGGCCGCCGAGGCCGAGGCGGAGCTGTCCGTCGCGCTGGCCGAGACGACCGCCGCGCTGACCCGGCTGGACGTCGCCCAGTGGCGACCCGAGCTGGCCGGTGCGCTGGAGGCGCTGCGCCGGCCCGACGGCTCCACCGACCTGCCGCCCGGCTTCGACCCCCGCTCCCGGCGGCTGTTCGCCCGGGCCGCCGTCCTGGACCGGGTGCTGGCGCTGGCCGAGCACGCCGCCCCAGGCGGGGCGGTCAACGGGTACGAAGCCCAGCAGCGCGACGCCGCGCTGCGCCCGTTGACCACCGCGTGCCGGCGGGCCCTGGTCGCCGCCTGCAACGCCCCGCTGCGCCCCTGAACCCCACCCGGGGACGGTGTCAGAGCTCGTCGATCAGGTCGACGACGGAGTCGACGATCCGGGACGGCCGGTACGGGTAGCGTTCCGCCTCGGCACGGGTACTGATGCCGGTGAGCACCAGGATCGTCTCCAGCCCCGCCTCCAGCCCGCAGAGAATGTCGGTGTCCATCCGGTCACCGATCATCGCGGTGGTCTCGGAGTGCGCGTTGATGGTGTTCAACGCCGACCGCATCATCATCGGGTTCGGCTTGCCGACGAAGTACGGCTCCACCCCGGTCGCCTTGGAGATCATCGCGGCGACCGAGCCGGCCGCCGGCAGCGCCCCCTCCACCGACGGCCCGGTCACGTCCGGGTTGGTGCAGATGAACCGGGCCCCGTCGTTGATCAGCCGGACCGCCTTGGTGATCGCCTCGAAGCTGTAGGTGCGGGTCTCGCCGAGCACCACGTAGTCCGGCTCGAAGTCGGTCAGCACGTACCCGACCGCGTGCAGGGCGGTGGTCAGCCCGGCCTCACCGATCACGTACGCGGTGCCGCCCGGCCGCTGGTCGGCCAGGAACTGCGCGGTGGCCAGCGCCGCCGTCCAGATGGCGTGCTCGGGCACCTCGAAGCCCATCCGGTTGAGCCGGGCGCACAGGTCACGGGGGGTGTAGATGGAGTTGTTGGTGAGTACCAGGAAG
Proteins encoded in this region:
- a CDS encoding sigma-70 family RNA polymerase sigma factor, encoding MAVTRPYGESGAVTDSGVGVLATRALVSDAQTGDRAAVGELVSACLPLVYNVVGRALGGHPDTDDVVQECLLRVVRGLPGLRDPDRFRSWVLSITYRQLQEHWRQRRSATVHWQEQTDDLPDPAGDFAEQTVTELVLGGQRRDLASAARWLDADDRNLLGLWWHEATGQLTRAEVAAALGVNERHTAVRLHRMRTQLDTARAVVAALRHRPRCPELTVVVRSWDGTVSPLWRKRLARHVRDCAVCVAHRQGLVPPERLLLGLAVLPLPAALVAGLRAAVEAELAAPAVLTAGQGAVAGLPKVTHLPTGLSPPKAAVTATLVVALAVGGLVFAVRESPLGPGGEVVAAPSVPAPAGGAAATPTAPASPGGPTASVTPTPRPPAAGTGVTSADIVVAPDGDDAGDGSLARPFATLNRAVEVVRPGQTIALRGGTHRLTRPVEITTSGTADRRIVLSGYRDERAVLDATSVPADKWGVTQRTRFWTVQDLEMRGSRSHAWVCRSCTDTVFQRLSMHDNVRSGLLLRDPGTVRNQVLDSDFFRNHDPAANGSVGIGLGVKFGDGDGNVVRGNRAFHNADDGFDFGEFDGAIAVDRNWSYGNGHSRWGDDSWAGNGAGFSFGGGDPTPRGAHRVRQNAAWGNLGHGFAAEANTGGLALTDNTAFDNGASGFDLTDANGTARGNLAVDNGVRRGADVSSRGNSWDGAERSRTTFRSTDPAVAEGPRRPDGTLPATTYLVSRDGLGADMTPP
- a CDS encoding NfeD family protein; the protein is MDAVFWIVLGVVLAVAEIFTATLFLIMFAVGAFAAAGAAALGAPVAIQAVVFAVVSALTVFAARPTIQRHRRSAVESGDQPFGVEAIEGSTALVLERVDADHGMVKIDGELWTARSYDATQVFVPGQRVRVIQVRGATALVWQDDISSGELPDVEG
- a CDS encoding SPFH domain-containing protein, encoding METVIAVLFIAVALIGVIALAKSVRIVPQQRQDVVERLGRYKRTLNPGLNLLVPFVDAVRTKVDMREQVVSFPPQPVITSDNLVVSIDTVLYFKVVDSVRATYEISNFLQAIEQLTVTTLRNVIGSLDLERALTSREEINRHLSGVLDETTGRWGIKVTRVEIKAIEPPPSIRDSMEKQMRAERDRRAAILNAEGHKQSQILTAEGEKQAAVLRADGDRQARILQAEGQAKAIRTVFDAIHTANPSQKVLAYQYLQALPQIANGTANKVWIVPAELTKALEGMGGALGGLSRMAGDAPSPEASDGASEVEREAAEAAQAAAAAAAQIHDEVRVAEAQATGGRGPQGLPAPEPVSPASLLQDPAEQRERA
- a CDS encoding transglycosylase domain-containing protein; protein product: MGVRTVVNRLVTVVVCGVLAGLVLAVAVLPGNLVLGMTVKAASDAWSQLPVELRTPATAQRTTVYANDGTTLITSFYDLNRREVPLAEIAPVMRQAIVAAEDRRFYTHGGVDLRGLARALVSNAREGTTQGASTLTMQYVRNVLKTDPERTAEQRQSATEISVGRKLQEIRYAAALEQTLDKDEILARYLNIAYFGSGAYGIAAASERYFDTTPAELTLAQAALLAGLVQSPNEYSPIDGDGNAALARRSYVLDSMVATGVITAAQADQARAEKLVLDPVEQPNGCTAVAGGHTDWGFFCDYLRTWWLAQPEFGSTVEERDQALRRGGYTIVTSLDPEIQATALRQSLAVFDRDSPRALPIAAVEPGTGRVLAMAVNRNYSLADNPAGQDNRPNTVNQLVAGGGAIDGYQAGSTFKLFTMLAALEAGLPLATGYDAPTRLPTRYPAEGAASCGGRWCPANASPASMDGYRTMWDGFGRSVNTYFVWLSERVGPAKVVEMAQRLGITFRSDTDRAFAAEDAADWGSFTLGVAATTPLDLANAYATVAAEGTYCAPLPVRAVTGPDGRALPVADPSCRQVLDADVARAATDAARCPVGQQSAYGRCGGGGTATTVGRLLGDRPVAGKSGTSDQDASKSFVGYTPQVAVAGIAANPDDPTDRVGISAQSGVVTAVARVIVTATAGSPKVAFTPPSRQLAIGNVVEPPRTPTRPGLELGDWWQGLGTPR